The proteins below come from a single Canis aureus isolate CA01 chromosome 14, VMU_Caureus_v.1.0, whole genome shotgun sequence genomic window:
- the ZNF250 gene encoding zinc finger protein 250 isoform X2: protein MPPLLIPDGATTRLMAPASLEHQGTTSPTGSSDFHLPQKSRDQVMAAARLLPPPAGPQAKVTFEDVAVLLSQEEWDRLGPAQRGLYRHVMMETYGNVVSLGLPGSKPNVICQLERGEEPWVLDGQGTKETGGLGSGHSDNYRHDHMPACMGQDSSPCPWECENQGENQERDLGVKPGVSEDGSVVPGEGRPGWRDQGRPRNAPPPRAPAAAGAERPYKCTECGKCFGRSSHLLQHQRTHTGEKPYVCGVCGKAFSQSSVLSKHRRIHTGEKPYECNECGKAFRVSSDLAQHHKIHTGEKPHECLECRKAFTQLSHLIQHQRIHTGERPYVCALCGKAFNHSTVLRSHQRVHTGEKPHECAQCGRAFSVKRTLLQHQRVHTGEKPYTCSECGRAFSDRSVLIQHHNVHTGEKPYECGECGKAFSHRSTLMNHERIHTEEKPYGCYACGKAFVQHSHLTQHQRVHTGEKPYVCGECGHAFSARRSLVQHERIHTGERPFRCAQCGKAFSLKATLIVHLRTHTGERPYECSRCGKAFSQYSVLIQHQRIHTGERPYECGECGRAFNQHGHLIQHQKVHRKL from the exons ATGCCTCCATTGCTAATCCCTGATGGAGCCACCACCAGGCTGATGGCCCCAGCCTCACTGGAGCACCAGGGTACAACCAG ccccacAGGATCCTCTGACTTCCATCTGCCTCAGAAATCTCGGGATCAGGTGATGGCAGCGGCCAGGCTCCTGCCACCACCGGCAGGACCCCAG GCCAAGGTGACCTTTGAGGATGTGGCTGTGCTCCTCTCCCAGGAGGAATGGGACCGCCTGGGCCCCGCTCAGCGCGGCCTCTACCGACACGTGATGATGGAGACGTATGGGAACGTGGTGTCACTGG GACTTCCAGGATCAAAGCCCAACGTGATCTGCCAGCTGGAACGAGGAGAAGAGCCATGGGTCCTGGATGGGCAGGGGACTAAGGAGACTGGGGGCCTGGGGAGTGGCCATTCAG ACAACTACAGACACGACCACATGCCAGCTTGTATGGGACAAGACAGCTCACCCTGTCCGTGGG AATGTGAAAACCAGGGAGAGAACCAAGAAAGGGACTTGGGCGTGAAGCCAGGTGTCTCCGAGGACGGCTCCGTGGTCCCGGGGGAAGGCCGCCCGGGATGGCGCGACCAGGGGCGCCCGCGCAACGCTCCGCCACCTCGGGCCCCGGCCGCTGCTGGCGCCGAGCGGCCCTACAAGTGCACCGAGTGCGGCAAATGCTTCGGCCGCAGCTCGCACCTCCTGCAGCACCAGAGGACCCACACCGGCGAGAAGCCGTACGTGTGCGGCGTGTGCGGGAAGGCCTTCAGCCAGAGCTCCGTGCTCAGCAAACACCGGCGCATCCACACGGGCGAGAAGCCGTACGAGTGCAACGAGTGCGGGAAGGCCTTCCGCGTGAGCTCGGACCTGGCGCAGCACCACAAGATCCACACGGGCGAGAAGCCGCACGAGTGCCTGGAGTGCCGCAAGGCCTTCACGCAGCTCTCGCACCTCATCCAGCACCAGCGCATCCACACGGGCGAGCGGCCGTACGTGTGCGCGCTGTGCGGGAAGGCCTTCAACCACAGCACCGTGCTGCGCAGCCACCAGCGCGTGCACACCGGCGAGAAGCCGCACGAGTGCGCGCAGTGCGGCCGTGCCTTCAGCGTCAAGAGGACGCTGCTGCAGCACCAGCGCGTGCACACGGGCGAGAAGCCGTACACCTGCAGCGAGTGCGGCCGCGCCTTCAGCGACCGCTCGGTGCTCATCCAGCACCACAACGTGCACACGGGCGAGAAGCCGTATGAGTGTGGCGAGTGCGGCAAGGCCTTCAGCCACCGCTCGACGCTCATGAACCACGAGCGCATCCACACGGAGGAGAAGCCGTACGGCTGCTACGCGTGCGGCAAGGCCTTCGTGCAGCACTCGCACCTGACGCAGCACCAGCGCGTGCACACCGGCGAGAAGCCGTATGTGTGCGGCGAGTGCGGCCACGCCTTCAGCGCCCGCAGGTCGCTGGTGCAGCACGAGCGCATCCACACGGGCGAGCGGCCCTTCCGCTGCGCGCAGTGCGGCAAGGCCTTCAGCCTCAAGGCCACGCTGATCGTGCACCTGCGGACGCACACCGGGGAGCGGCCGTACGAGTGCAGCCGCTGCGGCAAGGCCTTCAGCCAGTACTCGGTGCTCATCCAGCACCAGCGCATCCACACGGGCGAGCGGCCCTACGAGTGCGGTGAGTGCGGCCGCGCCTTCAACCAGCACGGGCACCTGATCCAGCACCAGAAGGTGCACCGGAAGCTGTGA
- the ZNF250 gene encoding zinc finger protein 250 isoform X1 → MPPLLIPDGATTRLMAPASLEHQGTTSPTGSSDFHLPQKSRDQVMAAARLLPPPAGPQPLSFQAKVTFEDVAVLLSQEEWDRLGPAQRGLYRHVMMETYGNVVSLGLPGSKPNVICQLERGEEPWVLDGQGTKETGGLGSGHSDNYRHDHMPACMGQDSSPCPWECENQGENQERDLGVKPGVSEDGSVVPGEGRPGWRDQGRPRNAPPPRAPAAAGAERPYKCTECGKCFGRSSHLLQHQRTHTGEKPYVCGVCGKAFSQSSVLSKHRRIHTGEKPYECNECGKAFRVSSDLAQHHKIHTGEKPHECLECRKAFTQLSHLIQHQRIHTGERPYVCALCGKAFNHSTVLRSHQRVHTGEKPHECAQCGRAFSVKRTLLQHQRVHTGEKPYTCSECGRAFSDRSVLIQHHNVHTGEKPYECGECGKAFSHRSTLMNHERIHTEEKPYGCYACGKAFVQHSHLTQHQRVHTGEKPYVCGECGHAFSARRSLVQHERIHTGERPFRCAQCGKAFSLKATLIVHLRTHTGERPYECSRCGKAFSQYSVLIQHQRIHTGERPYECGECGRAFNQHGHLIQHQKVHRKL, encoded by the exons ATGCCTCCATTGCTAATCCCTGATGGAGCCACCACCAGGCTGATGGCCCCAGCCTCACTGGAGCACCAGGGTACAACCAG ccccacAGGATCCTCTGACTTCCATCTGCCTCAGAAATCTCGGGATCAGGTGATGGCAGCGGCCAGGCTCCTGCCACCACCGGCAGGACCCCAG CCCCTGTCATTCCAGGCCAAGGTGACCTTTGAGGATGTGGCTGTGCTCCTCTCCCAGGAGGAATGGGACCGCCTGGGCCCCGCTCAGCGCGGCCTCTACCGACACGTGATGATGGAGACGTATGGGAACGTGGTGTCACTGG GACTTCCAGGATCAAAGCCCAACGTGATCTGCCAGCTGGAACGAGGAGAAGAGCCATGGGTCCTGGATGGGCAGGGGACTAAGGAGACTGGGGGCCTGGGGAGTGGCCATTCAG ACAACTACAGACACGACCACATGCCAGCTTGTATGGGACAAGACAGCTCACCCTGTCCGTGGG AATGTGAAAACCAGGGAGAGAACCAAGAAAGGGACTTGGGCGTGAAGCCAGGTGTCTCCGAGGACGGCTCCGTGGTCCCGGGGGAAGGCCGCCCGGGATGGCGCGACCAGGGGCGCCCGCGCAACGCTCCGCCACCTCGGGCCCCGGCCGCTGCTGGCGCCGAGCGGCCCTACAAGTGCACCGAGTGCGGCAAATGCTTCGGCCGCAGCTCGCACCTCCTGCAGCACCAGAGGACCCACACCGGCGAGAAGCCGTACGTGTGCGGCGTGTGCGGGAAGGCCTTCAGCCAGAGCTCCGTGCTCAGCAAACACCGGCGCATCCACACGGGCGAGAAGCCGTACGAGTGCAACGAGTGCGGGAAGGCCTTCCGCGTGAGCTCGGACCTGGCGCAGCACCACAAGATCCACACGGGCGAGAAGCCGCACGAGTGCCTGGAGTGCCGCAAGGCCTTCACGCAGCTCTCGCACCTCATCCAGCACCAGCGCATCCACACGGGCGAGCGGCCGTACGTGTGCGCGCTGTGCGGGAAGGCCTTCAACCACAGCACCGTGCTGCGCAGCCACCAGCGCGTGCACACCGGCGAGAAGCCGCACGAGTGCGCGCAGTGCGGCCGTGCCTTCAGCGTCAAGAGGACGCTGCTGCAGCACCAGCGCGTGCACACGGGCGAGAAGCCGTACACCTGCAGCGAGTGCGGCCGCGCCTTCAGCGACCGCTCGGTGCTCATCCAGCACCACAACGTGCACACGGGCGAGAAGCCGTATGAGTGTGGCGAGTGCGGCAAGGCCTTCAGCCACCGCTCGACGCTCATGAACCACGAGCGCATCCACACGGAGGAGAAGCCGTACGGCTGCTACGCGTGCGGCAAGGCCTTCGTGCAGCACTCGCACCTGACGCAGCACCAGCGCGTGCACACCGGCGAGAAGCCGTATGTGTGCGGCGAGTGCGGCCACGCCTTCAGCGCCCGCAGGTCGCTGGTGCAGCACGAGCGCATCCACACGGGCGAGCGGCCCTTCCGCTGCGCGCAGTGCGGCAAGGCCTTCAGCCTCAAGGCCACGCTGATCGTGCACCTGCGGACGCACACCGGGGAGCGGCCGTACGAGTGCAGCCGCTGCGGCAAGGCCTTCAGCCAGTACTCGGTGCTCATCCAGCACCAGCGCATCCACACGGGCGAGCGGCCCTACGAGTGCGGTGAGTGCGGCCGCGCCTTCAACCAGCACGGGCACCTGATCCAGCACCAGAAGGTGCACCGGAAGCTGTGA
- the ZNF250 gene encoding zinc finger protein 250 isoform X3 codes for MAAARLLPPPAGPQPLSFQAKVTFEDVAVLLSQEEWDRLGPAQRGLYRHVMMETYGNVVSLGLPGSKPNVICQLERGEEPWVLDGQGTKETGGLGSGHSDNYRHDHMPACMGQDSSPCPWECENQGENQERDLGVKPGVSEDGSVVPGEGRPGWRDQGRPRNAPPPRAPAAAGAERPYKCTECGKCFGRSSHLLQHQRTHTGEKPYVCGVCGKAFSQSSVLSKHRRIHTGEKPYECNECGKAFRVSSDLAQHHKIHTGEKPHECLECRKAFTQLSHLIQHQRIHTGERPYVCALCGKAFNHSTVLRSHQRVHTGEKPHECAQCGRAFSVKRTLLQHQRVHTGEKPYTCSECGRAFSDRSVLIQHHNVHTGEKPYECGECGKAFSHRSTLMNHERIHTEEKPYGCYACGKAFVQHSHLTQHQRVHTGEKPYVCGECGHAFSARRSLVQHERIHTGERPFRCAQCGKAFSLKATLIVHLRTHTGERPYECSRCGKAFSQYSVLIQHQRIHTGERPYECGECGRAFNQHGHLIQHQKVHRKL; via the exons ATGGCAGCGGCCAGGCTCCTGCCACCACCGGCAGGACCCCAG CCCCTGTCATTCCAGGCCAAGGTGACCTTTGAGGATGTGGCTGTGCTCCTCTCCCAGGAGGAATGGGACCGCCTGGGCCCCGCTCAGCGCGGCCTCTACCGACACGTGATGATGGAGACGTATGGGAACGTGGTGTCACTGG GACTTCCAGGATCAAAGCCCAACGTGATCTGCCAGCTGGAACGAGGAGAAGAGCCATGGGTCCTGGATGGGCAGGGGACTAAGGAGACTGGGGGCCTGGGGAGTGGCCATTCAG ACAACTACAGACACGACCACATGCCAGCTTGTATGGGACAAGACAGCTCACCCTGTCCGTGGG AATGTGAAAACCAGGGAGAGAACCAAGAAAGGGACTTGGGCGTGAAGCCAGGTGTCTCCGAGGACGGCTCCGTGGTCCCGGGGGAAGGCCGCCCGGGATGGCGCGACCAGGGGCGCCCGCGCAACGCTCCGCCACCTCGGGCCCCGGCCGCTGCTGGCGCCGAGCGGCCCTACAAGTGCACCGAGTGCGGCAAATGCTTCGGCCGCAGCTCGCACCTCCTGCAGCACCAGAGGACCCACACCGGCGAGAAGCCGTACGTGTGCGGCGTGTGCGGGAAGGCCTTCAGCCAGAGCTCCGTGCTCAGCAAACACCGGCGCATCCACACGGGCGAGAAGCCGTACGAGTGCAACGAGTGCGGGAAGGCCTTCCGCGTGAGCTCGGACCTGGCGCAGCACCACAAGATCCACACGGGCGAGAAGCCGCACGAGTGCCTGGAGTGCCGCAAGGCCTTCACGCAGCTCTCGCACCTCATCCAGCACCAGCGCATCCACACGGGCGAGCGGCCGTACGTGTGCGCGCTGTGCGGGAAGGCCTTCAACCACAGCACCGTGCTGCGCAGCCACCAGCGCGTGCACACCGGCGAGAAGCCGCACGAGTGCGCGCAGTGCGGCCGTGCCTTCAGCGTCAAGAGGACGCTGCTGCAGCACCAGCGCGTGCACACGGGCGAGAAGCCGTACACCTGCAGCGAGTGCGGCCGCGCCTTCAGCGACCGCTCGGTGCTCATCCAGCACCACAACGTGCACACGGGCGAGAAGCCGTATGAGTGTGGCGAGTGCGGCAAGGCCTTCAGCCACCGCTCGACGCTCATGAACCACGAGCGCATCCACACGGAGGAGAAGCCGTACGGCTGCTACGCGTGCGGCAAGGCCTTCGTGCAGCACTCGCACCTGACGCAGCACCAGCGCGTGCACACCGGCGAGAAGCCGTATGTGTGCGGCGAGTGCGGCCACGCCTTCAGCGCCCGCAGGTCGCTGGTGCAGCACGAGCGCATCCACACGGGCGAGCGGCCCTTCCGCTGCGCGCAGTGCGGCAAGGCCTTCAGCCTCAAGGCCACGCTGATCGTGCACCTGCGGACGCACACCGGGGAGCGGCCGTACGAGTGCAGCCGCTGCGGCAAGGCCTTCAGCCAGTACTCGGTGCTCATCCAGCACCAGCGCATCCACACGGGCGAGCGGCCCTACGAGTGCGGTGAGTGCGGCCGCGCCTTCAACCAGCACGGGCACCTGATCCAGCACCAGAAGGTGCACCGGAAGCTGTGA
- the ZNF250 gene encoding zinc finger protein 250 isoform X4, producing the protein MAAARLLPPPAGPQAKVTFEDVAVLLSQEEWDRLGPAQRGLYRHVMMETYGNVVSLGLPGSKPNVICQLERGEEPWVLDGQGTKETGGLGSGHSDNYRHDHMPACMGQDSSPCPWECENQGENQERDLGVKPGVSEDGSVVPGEGRPGWRDQGRPRNAPPPRAPAAAGAERPYKCTECGKCFGRSSHLLQHQRTHTGEKPYVCGVCGKAFSQSSVLSKHRRIHTGEKPYECNECGKAFRVSSDLAQHHKIHTGEKPHECLECRKAFTQLSHLIQHQRIHTGERPYVCALCGKAFNHSTVLRSHQRVHTGEKPHECAQCGRAFSVKRTLLQHQRVHTGEKPYTCSECGRAFSDRSVLIQHHNVHTGEKPYECGECGKAFSHRSTLMNHERIHTEEKPYGCYACGKAFVQHSHLTQHQRVHTGEKPYVCGECGHAFSARRSLVQHERIHTGERPFRCAQCGKAFSLKATLIVHLRTHTGERPYECSRCGKAFSQYSVLIQHQRIHTGERPYECGECGRAFNQHGHLIQHQKVHRKL; encoded by the exons ATGGCAGCGGCCAGGCTCCTGCCACCACCGGCAGGACCCCAG GCCAAGGTGACCTTTGAGGATGTGGCTGTGCTCCTCTCCCAGGAGGAATGGGACCGCCTGGGCCCCGCTCAGCGCGGCCTCTACCGACACGTGATGATGGAGACGTATGGGAACGTGGTGTCACTGG GACTTCCAGGATCAAAGCCCAACGTGATCTGCCAGCTGGAACGAGGAGAAGAGCCATGGGTCCTGGATGGGCAGGGGACTAAGGAGACTGGGGGCCTGGGGAGTGGCCATTCAG ACAACTACAGACACGACCACATGCCAGCTTGTATGGGACAAGACAGCTCACCCTGTCCGTGGG AATGTGAAAACCAGGGAGAGAACCAAGAAAGGGACTTGGGCGTGAAGCCAGGTGTCTCCGAGGACGGCTCCGTGGTCCCGGGGGAAGGCCGCCCGGGATGGCGCGACCAGGGGCGCCCGCGCAACGCTCCGCCACCTCGGGCCCCGGCCGCTGCTGGCGCCGAGCGGCCCTACAAGTGCACCGAGTGCGGCAAATGCTTCGGCCGCAGCTCGCACCTCCTGCAGCACCAGAGGACCCACACCGGCGAGAAGCCGTACGTGTGCGGCGTGTGCGGGAAGGCCTTCAGCCAGAGCTCCGTGCTCAGCAAACACCGGCGCATCCACACGGGCGAGAAGCCGTACGAGTGCAACGAGTGCGGGAAGGCCTTCCGCGTGAGCTCGGACCTGGCGCAGCACCACAAGATCCACACGGGCGAGAAGCCGCACGAGTGCCTGGAGTGCCGCAAGGCCTTCACGCAGCTCTCGCACCTCATCCAGCACCAGCGCATCCACACGGGCGAGCGGCCGTACGTGTGCGCGCTGTGCGGGAAGGCCTTCAACCACAGCACCGTGCTGCGCAGCCACCAGCGCGTGCACACCGGCGAGAAGCCGCACGAGTGCGCGCAGTGCGGCCGTGCCTTCAGCGTCAAGAGGACGCTGCTGCAGCACCAGCGCGTGCACACGGGCGAGAAGCCGTACACCTGCAGCGAGTGCGGCCGCGCCTTCAGCGACCGCTCGGTGCTCATCCAGCACCACAACGTGCACACGGGCGAGAAGCCGTATGAGTGTGGCGAGTGCGGCAAGGCCTTCAGCCACCGCTCGACGCTCATGAACCACGAGCGCATCCACACGGAGGAGAAGCCGTACGGCTGCTACGCGTGCGGCAAGGCCTTCGTGCAGCACTCGCACCTGACGCAGCACCAGCGCGTGCACACCGGCGAGAAGCCGTATGTGTGCGGCGAGTGCGGCCACGCCTTCAGCGCCCGCAGGTCGCTGGTGCAGCACGAGCGCATCCACACGGGCGAGCGGCCCTTCCGCTGCGCGCAGTGCGGCAAGGCCTTCAGCCTCAAGGCCACGCTGATCGTGCACCTGCGGACGCACACCGGGGAGCGGCCGTACGAGTGCAGCCGCTGCGGCAAGGCCTTCAGCCAGTACTCGGTGCTCATCCAGCACCAGCGCATCCACACGGGCGAGCGGCCCTACGAGTGCGGTGAGTGCGGCCGCGCCTTCAACCAGCACGGGCACCTGATCCAGCACCAGAAGGTGCACCGGAAGCTGTGA